In Chitinophaga oryzae, the sequence AACTCCTCATTTTTCAGTTTCCAGGCGAAAGCGCCCGACCAGGTGGTCACCCAGCGGTTTTCCGGGGCGAACTTTGAAGATCCGTCTGCCCGCACATTGGCGGTGAACAGGTATTTGTCATTGATGCCTGCATTCAGGCGGCCGAAGTACGATTCCTGCGCGCTTTGTCCTTTGATGCCGGTATTGGCGGCCGTGGTGGGATCGCCGCTGCTGATAACCTGTACATTATTGGAGGGAAAATTGGAGCGGGTGGCACTGGAGGCTTCGTTGGTGCTTAACTGCGCCTCATGGCCCAGCAATACATTCACATTATACCTGTTTTTAAAGAGATGTGAATAGGTCAGGAAATTTCTGACGGTGGTAAACAGGTTCTGATTGTAGATATAGGCGCCGCTGTTATTGATATTTTTCACCAGGCCGAAAGTATAGGAAGGATTAAAGCGGTCTTCCGTCGCCATGGAAAAGCTCACGGTAGCCTCGTTTCTCAGGACGAAATCTTTCAGAAAAGAGATTTCCGCATACAGGTTACCGAAAAGCTGGTTGCGGTTTACCTGGTCTTTATTGATCAATGCAATGGCATAGGGATTCACCGTACTGTTAACCCAGCCGTTGGGGTTATAGGCGCCGCCCCAGCTGCCGTCGGTGTTTTTCACCGCGATGTCCGGCGTTTGGCTCAGGGCTGTATTGATAACATTGGAGCTGGTGGCGTTCACGTTCTCTTTGATATTGATCAGTTGCAGGCTGGTACCGATCTTCAGCCAGTCGGTGGTTTTATTGTCGAGGTTGAGCCTTACCGACAGCCGTTTAAAATCGGACCCGAGGGCAATGCCTTCCTGCTTAAAATAACTGCCGGACAGCAGGTATTGCGTTCGTGCGTCTCCTCCGTTGACCGTCAGCGAGTGGTTGTACATGGGCGCATTTCTGAATAGCTCCCGTTGCCAGTCCGTCCCCTCGCCGAGATATTGGGGATTGGCAAACTCCGGGCGGGTATCGAAGCCCCAGCCGAGGCCTTTGTTGCGTTCGTTGATAAAGGCGGCGTATTCGCGCAGGTTCATCAGCGGCAGCCGTTTCGGCAACTGCTGAAAGCCGGTATACATGTCATAGGCAACAGCCGGCGGAGCAATCAGTCCTCTTTTGGTAGTGATGACGATCACGCCGTTGGTGGCCTGGGAACCGTAGATGGCCGTAGCGGATGCATCTTTCAGGACATCAATGGATTCAATTTCGGACGGATTGATACCTGCGAGGGGGTTGGTACCGGCGCCCGGCGACGCTGTGCCACCGATGATCACCCCATCGATGACGTATAGCGGAGCGGCGTTCCCAAACGAAGAGATCCCGCGGATCTGAACGGAGACAGCGCCACCGGGCTGACCGGATATTTGTTGCGCTACCAGTCCCGGTACCTTTCCCTGCAGGGCCTGATCGAAAGTGACCGGCTGCGTTTTCCGGATCTCGTCTCCCGTAACGGAAGAGATAGCGCCGGTAACATCTTTACGTTTTGTTTTACCATAACCGATCACCACCACATCTTCGAGCTGAGATACGTTCTCCGTCAGTTCCACCCTGACAGGGTTGTTTCCGTCGATCGTTATCTCTTTCTTTTGGAAGCCCATCATAGCGACTACCAATACGTTTCCTGCCGATGCCCGGATAACAAACCGGCCGGCCGCATCGGTCACGGCATGGTGGCTGGTATTTTTTACGGTGACAGAAGCGCCGGGAACAGGAGCGGCGTTTTTCCGGCTAACGACGATGCCGCTTATGCCGGCAGTCTGGGCAAAGCTGCCTGTACTGAACAGGAGTAGCCATAGCAGCCATACAGGCAGCGATGCCTGACAGCGATTAATTTTGGTTGAGCGCATAACAATTTTTTAGACAGCAAATTTTCTGGTATTCACATAAGGGTACCCGAAAGCGGCCGGATAGACATCCGGTTGCTTAAATAGTCAGGTACATCAGGGGTATTTCTGGTTGTGCAGCAAGAGAGGGTCATAAGAGGGGATATCGTCGGCGATGCGGCAGATGCTCCCGGCAAACCGCATCTTTACCGGGCAGCCGGCACCATCCGACGATGTCTTCGGAAAACAGGTAGAGGATAAACAGCTCGTCCGGCACGGGCCGGCGAAAAGCTTTCAACAGCGCAATAAATAATCTCAGGGCCTGACGGCCTTGTAACAGTTCAAGTTTCATATACGTGGATTAGGTACTGTAAAAATAGGGGGAGGCGTCCGGATGAAGGGGGCCTGATTGTTTCAATTAAAGGGTCTATTTGTTACAAATCACTGCTGCTGCGGCTTGCAGCATAGCGGGCGGCAGGAGTAATCCGGCAACCACGGACACTACAACGCCCACCGGTACCGAAGTACCGGCGGGCGGCTGTTGCAGTTGGTGAACGGCCAAAGCTGTTTTAATCGAGACTGATCATCGCCTTTACGATGTTGGCATCGGTCGTGAGGGAAGGAAACTCATTCGCCACATCATTAAAGTGCAGATAACGGGTGATATATTTTTCGGGCATGATCCTGCCGGTACGGATATTCTCCAGCACCAAGTCGAAGTCCTGCCTGGTAGCATTGCGGCTGCTGAGCAGCGTGCCTTCCCGTTTATGGAATTCAGGGTGACTGAAAGTGATATTTTCTCTCTGCAGTCCTACCAGCACATATCTGCCTGCATGTGACATCCACCGGAAAGCGTTATTGATAGCATTCAGATGACCGGTAGCATCGATCACCACAGCAGGCATATCACCGTTAGTGAGATCTTTCAGCTGCTCATCCAGGTACTCATCCTGCGCGTGGAGGGCAGCTTTTACGCCGGTGATTTTCTTCGCCCACGCCAGGCGGTAGTCATTTACATCCATCGCTATCACCTGCGCTCCTGCGATGACAGCCATCTCCATCACCGCCAGGCCGATCGGCCCTGCTCCCACCACCAGCACATCTTCCCCCGGGGATATGGCTGCCCGGCGTACGCCGTGGGCCGCGATGGCAAAAGGTTCCACCAACGCCAGCCGGTCGGGCGCCAGTCCGGCCCCCGGCAGCAATAAATGCGATGGCACCGCCAGCAACTCCGCCATGCCGCCATCGGCATGTACGCCGATGACCTGCATCTGCTGACAGCAATTGGTATGACCGCTGCGGCAGGCAATACAGCTGCCGCAATGATGATAAGGAATGATGGTTACCAGGTCGCCGCGGTGCAGCCGCGGTGCATCGCCCATTACAAATTCCGCCGCCAGCTCGTGTCCCAGCACGCGGGGATAGGTAAAATAAGGCTGTGTGCCGCCAAAAGCATGGATATCGGTCCCGCATATCCCGATACGCCGGATTTTTATTATCGAATAGCCGGGTAAACATACCGGCTCCGGAACATCACGGTATTCCAACTTCCCCGGCTTACTGCAAGAAATTACCTTCATGAACTTCTGTTTAAAAAGCGACATCGTTCCGGAACGGTAGTCGTCGGCATAGATGACTGAAGACGACAGGATTAGACCGTTAGGTCCGCCCCTCCCTGAAAAACACCGTTGACTTTTTTTTTCAAAAGTACCTATCACCCGGTTGGAAGACTTTACCGATATCGATAAAAAATTGTACTTTATCGATATTTTAACTTTCAGACAAATACCGGCCATGAGCAAGGAACTTACCCATCCGTACTTTATGCTGCTGAACACAGGGCGCGCGGTACACAACGCGGACTGGAACTGGCGGAACGTCTGCAGCCCGTTTATCCGGATACACTTTATAGAAAGCGGTACGGCGAAGCTGCTCCGGGAGGACAAAACATACGAACTGAAAAAGAACCACCTGTATCTTACCCCGGCTTACACTACGCACGGGTACCAATGCGAAGGCCCACTGTCATTGTATTATATCCATATCTATGAAGAGCCTGGCAACCAGCAAAGCGTCTTTGACCTGGTAGACGTTCCCGTTGAAATAAAGGCCGCCCCGCTGGTGATACAGCTGATAAAACGGCTTACTGCCATCCACCCGGAAAGGAAACTGCCGCATTTCGATCCCTGGTCTTACGACAACGGTCCCACGCTGGTCAGGAGCATCGCACGGCAAAAAGCGGCGCCACTGGGCTATGAAATGGAGGCGCAGGGCATTATCCGGCAGATCGTGTCCCGGTTTCTGCAGCAGGCTGCCGATAAAAACCTCCGGATAGACAAACGTATCCGGCAATCACTGCATTATATCCGCACGCACCTCGACAGGCCCATCAGCGTTGACACGCTCGCGGAGAGCTGCTTTCTCACCAAAGACCATTTTATCCGGTTATTCAAAAAAGATATGGGAAGCACTCCCGGCAAATACATCCAGGAGCAGAAAATAGAAAAGGCCCGCCGCATGATCATGACGCGGGACATCCCTGTTAAAGACCTTGCGTACAGCCTGGGATTTGAGAATGACGCGTATTTTAACCGCTTCTTTAAAAAGATGACCGGAGAGAACCCCGGCAGTTATAAAAAGAAAATCAGGGCGCTGGAAAAAGAAACCGCGCACAACAGGTGAAACCCGCCGGATTCCGGTGAAAACCGGCGGGCAACAGTCCTGCAAAAAATTATACTTTCTGCGCGTTACGCAGGTTATGCTTTTTGACGTGTGCGGCCACCATCTCCGCAGAAGTGATTTCTTCTGCCCCGGCTTCAAAGGTATCAAAGGGTATAATCGCTGAAAAATCAATACTCGTCTCTTTTTGAAGCTCTTCAATACTGCACATGTATTCTTTAAACTGTACATTCTGATCGAGGTCCAGCTGTTCCCAGTCGATATCATCCACCAATGACTGCTGGGATAACTTAAAGGCAGTCGCTTTTAAGTCGCCTTCATCTGTCAGCCACAGCACGATCTTAAAGAAGTCCACCGGCACCTGTACTCCTCTGAACACGCGGTCGTCTTCTCTGAAGATAGGGCCGTTGAAAACGGAGATGCGCGCCGTTTTCCCCTCCTCTGCTGTTGCCCCCTGCTCCAGGATCACTTTCTCCAGCAAGCCCCACAGTCCTTTCCTGCTGCTTTGATTGATGGCAGCCACCTGCGGGCAGGCGTTGGTGTACATACAGGTCAGGTCGGCGTTGCGTTTGGCGTCGTCCGCGGTAGCGCCCCAGTTGGCGTCTTCCCGGCGGCTCATATGCCCTCTGTCAAAACCGCTGTTTTTATAGAAACTGTCGTCCAGCTGCAGATCGAAGCTTAACCGGTTATCGCGCAGCCATACGTCTTTGCGCTTGCTGTCGTCCAGCCGTTTGGCGGGATCTCCGTCCACGTTGATGGCGCTGATGATCGGCATTCTTCTCACAGCATGAAGGATGGTGCTGTAGTGATAATATTTCAGGACGATGCTGTCGGTCCCATCCAGTTTAGCGGCGAATTTCTTCAGCGTCGCTTTGGGTTGCGGCATGGCGATATTGAGCCCGCGGCCCAGGAAGGTGGAGAGATAGCCTTTGCATGCGGAGAAATCGGTTTCCTGCTCCAGCTTTTTGATCTCTTCGAAATCGGCTTCCGCGGCGGACGGTTCTGCCGTCTTCGGGGGGTGACCGGCGCGGTGCCTGTACCCTGGCTGATATGAATATTGATCATACCATTGCGCTCTATCAGCGAGGCAGGAAAAGAAATATTGACATTAGCAGCAGGGTTGTTCGTTTCCATAGCAGGAGTTTTAGGAGTGAGTGAAGGGGTTGTATTTTCTTTTGCAGGAAGTTTTTCCTGCGCCGTCAGCGTTGTTTGTTTGGGGGACGACAGGTCTTTTACCAGGGGCTCATCGGGGAAATTGAGGGCGATATCCTTTAAGATCACGCTGACGCGGATGCCCTCGTTGGCGATCCACACCACGCGGGAGGCGTCGATAGCGCCGTTGACCAGCGGGATCACCTTTCCGTCTTTATCGATATAGTCGCCCGCGGCGTTCTTCTGTCCCACGCCCATATGATGCAGGGCCACCACCTGCCACTGATCGTTAAAAACAGGGCTGCCGCTGCTGCCGGGCGCGGTGTCTGTTTTATACCAGATAGACGTGGGCGCTATTTTTATAAACAGGTTTTCCCGGAGAGACAGCTGTTTGTAGTCCCCGTTGGGGTGATGGATGATATTCAGCGCTTCTTCCTCTTCGTTGCCCAGTTTACCGAGGGCGGGGTCCAGGAAGAGATAGCCGATATCGTTGATACTGCGTGTTCCGGTAGTATCTGCCGGCGACACCGCCACCAAACAATAATCCAGTTCTTTGGAAGCGTAATAAAACCGGTCGGCGTCCAGCGCAAAAGAGACGGCGCTGCCGGGAGAGCCGTGGATATCCAGCTCGTAGAAAAACTGCACTTCGCTGTCGGCCACCGATGCTTTTGTTTTAAAGACGTGCCAGTTGGTAAGCAGCAGGTTGTAGGACACCATGAACCCGGTCGCAAAGGCGACGTTCCTGTTGCCTTGTTTGATCGCGATCCGTCCTACCCGTTGTTTGGCCTGGCTGATCAGTTCCACGAAATTGCTGTAAACGGAATCATTTTTACCAATGGCGCGTTCAAAGGCAAAATCTACCGGCTCCTGCTTCACGGTGGCCAGCATTTGTTTTCTTCGCTGCATGTTTTCATCGGCGCCTAAGATATTGCCGGCAACCACGCTGGCAGGTACGTCTGCCGGCACGATCTCTTCGGCCAGGCCGGGGAAAGTGTCTCTGACGGGAATTTGTTCCAGCGCTGCATATCGGCTTTCCGATTCGGCCAGCTGGTCAAGGGGTACTTGCATCATAATGACAGGAATTTAAAATGGTATAGAAATTAACATCCTCTCTACAGATAGTAGGGCCATCTCCAGTAAATAACAATGATATCTTTCTGAACTGTCTGCGGAATAGCCGGTTATCGCCGGCAACATTGGGGTTTTACGATGTTAAAAGTACAGCTTACCCGCACCCCTGCCAAATTAATTTTATGTTATTCCAGCTGGTCCGCTGCGGTCGTTTTTCCGGTATGCTGTCGTAAAATGGTTAATAAATTATTAATTCCACGCATATCACCTGTAAA encodes:
- a CDS encoding trypsin-like serine peptidase, which encodes MMQVPLDQLAESESRYAALEQIPVRDTFPGLAEEIVPADVPASVVAGNILGADENMQRRKQMLATVKQEPVDFAFERAIGKNDSVYSNFVELISQAKQRVGRIAIKQGNRNVAFATGFMVSYNLLLTNWHVFKTKASVADSEVQFFYELDIHGSPGSAVSFALDADRFYYASKELDYCLVAVSPADTTGTRSINDIGYLFLDPALGKLGNEEEEALNIIHHPNGDYKQLSLRENLFIKIAPTSIWYKTDTAPGSSGSPVFNDQWQVVALHHMGVGQKNAAGDYIDKDGKVIPLVNGAIDASRVVWIANEGIRVSVILKDIALNFPDEPLVKDLSSPKQTTLTAQEKLPAKENTTPSLTPKTPAMETNNPAANVNISFPASLIERNGMINIHISQGTGTAPVTPRRRQNRPPRKPISKRSKSWSRKPISPHAKAISPPSWAAGSISPCRNPKRR
- a CDS encoding helix-turn-helix domain-containing protein, whose amino-acid sequence is MSKELTHPYFMLLNTGRAVHNADWNWRNVCSPFIRIHFIESGTAKLLREDKTYELKKNHLYLTPAYTTHGYQCEGPLSLYYIHIYEEPGNQQSVFDLVDVPVEIKAAPLVIQLIKRLTAIHPERKLPHFDPWSYDNGPTLVRSIARQKAAPLGYEMEAQGIIRQIVSRFLQQAADKNLRIDKRIRQSLHYIRTHLDRPISVDTLAESCFLTKDHFIRLFKKDMGSTPGKYIQEQKIEKARRMIMTRDIPVKDLAYSLGFENDAYFNRFFKKMTGENPGSYKKKIRALEKETAHNR
- a CDS encoding SusC/RagA family TonB-linked outer membrane protein, which gives rise to MRSTKINRCQASLPVWLLWLLLFSTGSFAQTAGISGIVVSRKNAAPVPGASVTVKNTSHHAVTDAAGRFVIRASAGNVLVVAMMGFQKKEITIDGNNPVRVELTENVSQLEDVVVIGYGKTKRKDVTGAISSVTGDEIRKTQPVTFDQALQGKVPGLVAQQISGQPGGAVSVQIRGISSFGNAAPLYVIDGVIIGGTASPGAGTNPLAGINPSEIESIDVLKDASATAIYGSQATNGVIVITTKRGLIAPPAVAYDMYTGFQQLPKRLPLMNLREYAAFINERNKGLGWGFDTRPEFANPQYLGEGTDWQRELFRNAPMYNHSLTVNGGDARTQYLLSGSYFKQEGIALGSDFKRLSVRLNLDNKTTDWLKIGTSLQLINIKENVNATSSNVINTALSQTPDIAVKNTDGSWGGAYNPNGWVNSTVNPYAIALINKDQVNRNQLFGNLYAEISFLKDFVLRNEATVSFSMATEDRFNPSYTFGLVKNINNSGAYIYNQNLFTTVRNFLTYSHLFKNRYNVNVLLGHEAQLSTNEASSATRSNFPSNNVQVISSGDPTTAANTGIKGQSAQESYFGRLNAGINDKYLFTANVRADGSSKFAPENRWVTTWSGAFAWKLKNEEFLQQFGKMNDLKLRLGYGLTNNQNIRDYAYTSTLTTVATGLTGVAQLTVNVGNPYVQWEKTKYANIGLDGTFFNWRLNFAVDFYNRRTDGLVMQIPLPLYSGTAIGWAPGSLDAPFVNIGTVNNKGFDFRISSTNIQGKKFTWKTDLTVSRNINEVVKLNTDGASLDRPYSKTVVGRSIGEFYGYVIDGGVFATQKDFETHALPVKNGVRLPVGAAGGSIWYGDLKFTDFNGDGIINEADQTFLGSPIPKYQIGLNNTFSYKNFDLNIFFNANIGSKVFNQLRINGDYPGTSFGYLRSLMNYAQVSMIDPAGSPTDIKNVYVKNPDTRIVGLRNDNTNDNNRNSDKFVESGTFLRCKNISFGYTFPDKLLSKIRTHYLRLYVNVSNAFLITNYSGLDPEIGSWDPLSAGIDNGFYPQPRVFTVGANVKLTK
- a CDS encoding zinc-binding alcohol dehydrogenase family protein encodes the protein MKVISCSKPGKLEYRDVPEPVCLPGYSIIKIRRIGICGTDIHAFGGTQPYFTYPRVLGHELAAEFVMGDAPRLHRGDLVTIIPYHHCGSCIACRSGHTNCCQQMQVIGVHADGGMAELLAVPSHLLLPGAGLAPDRLALVEPFAIAAHGVRRAAISPGEDVLVVGAGPIGLAVMEMAVIAGAQVIAMDVNDYRLAWAKKITGVKAALHAQDEYLDEQLKDLTNGDMPAVVIDATGHLNAINNAFRWMSHAGRYVLVGLQRENITFSHPEFHKREGTLLSSRNATRQDFDLVLENIRTGRIMPEKYITRYLHFNDVANEFPSLTTDANIVKAMISLD
- a CDS encoding DNA/RNA non-specific endonuclease, coding for MPQPKATLKKFAAKLDGTDSIVLKYYHYSTILHAVRRMPIISAINVDGDPAKRLDDSKRKDVWLRDNRLSFDLQLDDSFYKNSGFDRGHMSRREDANWGATADDAKRNADLTCMYTNACPQVAAINQSSRKGLWGLLEKVILEQGATAEEGKTARISVFNGPIFREDDRVFRGVQVPVDFFKIVLWLTDEGDLKATAFKLSQQSLVDDIDWEQLDLDQNVQFKEYMCSIEELQKETSIDFSAIIPFDTFEAGAEEITSAEMVAAHVKKHNLRNAQKV